A window from Fusarium musae strain F31 chromosome 8, whole genome shotgun sequence encodes these proteins:
- a CDS encoding hypothetical protein (EggNog:ENOG41), with product MSQYPRRRTSPLRATANGISMLSVSELNPRFGEPGQRQYITCPENSWAFTDLASAMNIGLEILESPPGRGVLVRLASQLIEIWNVRHEPCFRGGPNQLAEHVNTFLSAIRNDFYTVAIDDLGSPAVLAASDRRLGVWNGDLRSYSPKGHAIILYNHRRVRDMVNASAAVDRIDRGRDSSAARAQRRKMLLRHKHFQFMFATATAHEICHIFLGFISQQGRHGRLATPPSITHLDYGRGQPGDIDGLAQGESGRWVESKLFGGSLEFYQDRDDDDGQPGVLYILDSNEVAHKVRSQSILDFVELDRRFEFPLATTGPGLTRRQRDQQQLYSIGSTQAAPYRADYLLMRARPERMQFFNISRQELDSVPDRPRIVRAVRVA from the exons ATGTCCCAATACCCAAGAAGACGAACAAGCCCATTGAGAGCAACTGCCAATGGCATAAGCATGCTGTCAGTGTCAGAGCTCAACCCCAGGTTTGGGGAGCCTGGTCAGCGTCAATACATAACATGCCCAGAGAACTCATGGGCTTTCACAGAT CTGGCTTCTGCGATGAATATTGGACTTGAGATTCTGGAAAGCCCTCCGGGAAGGGGAGTGCTTGTACGACTTGCTTCACAGTTGATTGAGATATGGAACGTTCGCCATGAGCCATGTTTCCGAGGGGGTCCTAATCAGCTTGCTGAACATGTTAACACCTTCCTTTCAGCAATTCGCAATGACTTCTATACTGTTGCTATCGACGATCTAGGTTCTCCGGCTGTTTTGGCAGCCTCCGATCGCCGGTTGGGTGTTTGGAATGGTGATCTGAGGAGCTATAGCCCAAAAGGTCATGCCATCATTCTCTATAACCATCGT CGAGTACGCGACATGGTCAATGCTTCAGCAGCAGTTGATCGAATTGACAGGGGCCGAGACTCTTCAGCAGCGCGCGCTCAGCGTAGGAAGATGCTCCTCAGGCATAAGCACTTTCAGTTCATGTTTGCCACGGCTACTGCACACGAGATTTGCCATATCTTTCTTGGATTCATCAGTCAGCAAGGTCGTCATGGCAGATTAGCGACACCACCAAGTATCACCCATCTTGACTATGGCAGAGGCCAGCCAGGTGATATCGATGGACTGGCCCAAGGCGAAAGTGGTCGATGGGTTGAGAGCAAGCTTTTTGGTGGTTCCCTTGAGTTCTATCAAGacagagatgatgatgatggccag CCGGGCGTTCTTTACATTCTAGACTCCAACGAAGTTGCACACAAGGTCCGGTCTCAATCGATACTCGATTTTGTCGAGCTTGACAGGC GATTTGAGTTCCCTCTGGCAACAACTGGCCCGGGGCTCACTCGTCGTCAACGAGATCAGCAACAGCTGTATAGCATCGGCAGCACACAGGCTGCACCATACAGAGCAGACTACCTGTTGATGAGGGCGCGGCCTGAGCGCATGCAGTTCTTCAACATATCTCGGCAGGAACTTGATAGTGTCCCTGATAGGCCAAGAATTGTTCGCGCTGTACGTGTTGCATGA